In Akkermansia muciniphila, one DNA window encodes the following:
- the hypF gene encoding carbamoyltransferase HypF — translation MAITTVEQAAAALKLEIAGMVQGVGFRPHVYRLAVRHGLKGFVRNTESGVEIHVEGESGAPERFFSALMDGLPEHARVDGVERTVCEPAGFEEFRIEESDSTPGGVPMMLPDLAPCPECLKEMRDPSSRRYHYPFTNCTHCGPRYSIIEKMPYDRAGTSMKGFRMCPECRREYQDVEDRRFHAQPIGCPSCGPSMKVLFSDGSELGFGHGFDTPAAQVAWVLADGLIVALLGVGGFQLLADASSEAAVRRLRQLKERDAKPFAVMVPDVAAAERLCRLSEEEKLLLASPAAPIVLARGRKGADLAPSVCMFSRFVGIMLPSSPLHALLMDVWGKPLVVTSGNLSGEPLCTSVEEGLEKLGRVADVFFVHDRPVVRPVDDSVVRVTDGKAMMVRRARGYAPRPVWRTSAAAPDVLALGAGLKNTICWLKRGVAVMSQHLGDLSSAASLSAFERTVEALGRTLDAVPQVIAVDAHPDGPVLALGRRLARKWNAAVVPVQHHQAHVLACAVENETPFPALGIAWDGTGFGMDGTVWGGEFFVLEEEGEPRRVARLRPFLLPGGDEAVRDPSRCACSVARQMMPWRTEGLDNRLERGMPVRKREVLEAMMARNIHCPATSSMGRLFDAVAFWCGFDGEAGCEGHAAMMLESWAAEASGEKMRGEAYEWVMHEEEGLLELDWRPLMKSVDEDLLKGVSRGCIARKFHESLANLAFDVAERFCLDRLVLGGGCFQNAFLLEGLAGMAQSRKCQLALPQRVPCNDGGISLGQVAAVVRQWKG, via the coding sequence ATGGCCATCACCACCGTTGAACAGGCCGCCGCGGCATTGAAATTGGAGATAGCCGGCATGGTTCAGGGGGTCGGCTTCCGGCCCCATGTGTACCGTTTGGCGGTACGGCACGGATTGAAGGGGTTTGTGCGCAATACGGAGTCCGGCGTGGAGATTCATGTGGAAGGGGAGTCCGGCGCTCCGGAGCGTTTTTTTTCCGCGCTGATGGACGGTCTGCCGGAGCATGCCCGGGTTGATGGAGTGGAGCGGACCGTATGCGAGCCTGCCGGGTTTGAGGAATTCCGCATTGAGGAAAGCGATTCCACCCCCGGAGGCGTTCCGATGATGCTGCCGGATCTGGCTCCGTGCCCGGAATGTCTGAAAGAAATGCGCGACCCGTCTTCCCGCCGGTATCATTATCCGTTTACCAACTGCACGCACTGCGGCCCCCGCTATTCCATTATTGAGAAAATGCCGTATGACCGCGCGGGAACCAGCATGAAGGGGTTCCGAATGTGTCCGGAGTGCCGGAGGGAGTACCAGGATGTGGAGGACAGGCGTTTTCACGCACAGCCTATCGGCTGCCCGTCCTGCGGCCCTTCCATGAAGGTGCTGTTTTCAGATGGTTCCGAACTGGGGTTCGGCCATGGGTTTGATACCCCCGCGGCACAGGTGGCATGGGTGCTGGCGGACGGTTTGATTGTGGCCCTGCTGGGCGTGGGAGGGTTTCAGTTGCTGGCGGATGCTTCTTCGGAAGCTGCCGTCAGGCGTCTCCGGCAGTTGAAGGAGCGTGACGCCAAGCCCTTTGCCGTGATGGTGCCGGATGTGGCTGCGGCGGAGAGGCTGTGCCGCCTGTCGGAGGAGGAGAAGCTCCTGCTGGCTTCTCCGGCCGCCCCCATTGTTCTGGCCCGGGGGAGGAAGGGTGCGGATCTGGCTCCTTCCGTGTGCATGTTCAGCCGTTTTGTGGGGATAATGCTTCCGTCTTCCCCTCTTCATGCGCTGCTGATGGATGTGTGGGGAAAGCCTCTGGTGGTGACCAGCGGGAACCTGAGCGGCGAACCCCTGTGCACCTCCGTGGAGGAGGGGCTGGAGAAACTGGGCCGTGTGGCGGATGTGTTTTTTGTGCATGACCGCCCGGTAGTGCGGCCCGTGGATGATTCCGTGGTCCGCGTTACGGACGGCAAGGCCATGATGGTGCGCCGCGCCCGCGGATATGCCCCGCGGCCCGTGTGGCGCACATCCGCGGCGGCTCCCGACGTGCTCGCCCTGGGGGCCGGACTGAAGAATACCATCTGCTGGCTGAAAAGAGGCGTGGCTGTCATGAGCCAGCATCTCGGTGACCTGAGCAGTGCGGCTTCCCTGAGTGCTTTTGAGCGGACGGTGGAGGCGCTGGGCAGAACCCTGGATGCCGTTCCGCAGGTCATTGCCGTGGACGCCCATCCGGACGGCCCTGTCTTGGCCCTTGGTCGGCGTCTGGCGCGGAAGTGGAATGCGGCGGTTGTCCCTGTGCAGCATCATCAGGCTCATGTGCTGGCCTGCGCCGTGGAGAATGAAACGCCGTTTCCTGCTTTGGGCATCGCCTGGGACGGGACGGGGTTCGGTATGGACGGAACGGTATGGGGAGGGGAATTTTTTGTGTTGGAGGAAGAGGGTGAGCCGCGCAGGGTGGCGCGGCTCAGGCCGTTTCTTCTGCCCGGCGGGGATGAAGCGGTTCGGGACCCTTCCCGGTGCGCCTGTTCCGTGGCCCGCCAGATGATGCCGTGGCGTACGGAGGGTCTTGATAATCGTCTGGAGAGGGGGATGCCTGTGCGGAAACGCGAGGTTCTGGAGGCGATGATGGCCCGGAATATCCATTGCCCGGCTACCTCGTCCATGGGGCGGTTGTTTGATGCCGTGGCTTTCTGGTGCGGTTTTGACGGTGAGGCGGGGTGTGAGGGCCATGCCGCCATGATGCTGGAATCATGGGCCGCGGAAGCTTCCGGGGAAAAAATGCGGGGGGAAGCGTATGAATGGGTTATGCATGAAGAAGAGGGATTGCTGGAACTGGACTGGCGGCCGCTGATGAAGTCTGTGGATGAAGATTTGTTGAAAGGCGTTTCCCGCGGCTGCATCGCCCGCAAGTTTCATGAGAGCCTGGCGAATCTGGCATTTGACGTGGCGGAGCGTTTTTGCCTGGACAGGCTGGTGCTGGGCGGCGGATGTTTTCAGAATGCCTTTTTGCTTGAAGGCCTGGCGGGAATGGCCCAGTCTAGAAAGTGCCAGTTGGCTCTGCCCCAGCGGGTGCCGTGCAATGACGGGGGAATTTCGCTGGGGCAGGTTGCGGCGGTCGTACGCCAATGGAAAGGATAG
- a CDS encoding HypC/HybG/HupF family hydrogenase formation chaperone, with protein sequence MCLAVPGKIVSVNETDPLFRLGVVDFGGVTREVNLACVPEAVPGDYVIVHVGMALSVLDEETALQTRREMREIVENTDPL encoded by the coding sequence ATGTGTTTGGCCGTTCCCGGAAAGATTGTGAGCGTTAATGAGACGGACCCTTTGTTCAGATTGGGGGTGGTGGACTTTGGCGGCGTGACCCGTGAAGTGAACCTGGCCTGTGTGCCGGAAGCCGTGCCGGGGGATTACGTCATCGTCCACGTGGGCATGGCCCTGAGCGTGCTGGATGAGGAAACCGCTCTTCAAACCCGCAGGGAAATGAGGGAAATTGTGGAAAATACGGATCCTCTGTAA
- the hypD gene encoding hydrogenase formation protein HypD, with protein MQEEVRQLIEELRHAVTRPWALMEVCGGQTHAIASLGLEELLPPGLRLIHGPGCPVCVTAVELIDQAVELSLRPGVVLCSYGDMMRVPGSRGDLFSAKARGGDVLLMYSPLEAVAYAGTHPDTEVVFFAVGFETTAPATALALQQARALGYANFSVLCAHVLVPPALEWLMEQDEGRPDAFLAPGHVCAVTGEMDYGRLATRYRTPMVVTGFEAPDLLRGILMCVRQLEAGEYAVRNAYGRYVKPGGNRAAQERMNEVFEPEDRHWRGLGLIPRGGMRLRREWRAMDAVLRFECGTGRPGADEASGCLAGQVLRGLIRPGECPFFGSSCTPLTPLGAPMVSGEGACAAYYHYKRS; from the coding sequence ATGCAGGAGGAAGTCCGGCAGCTGATTGAAGAATTGCGCCACGCTGTGACGCGTCCGTGGGCGCTCATGGAGGTATGCGGAGGCCAGACGCATGCGATTGCCTCTCTGGGGCTGGAGGAGCTGTTGCCTCCCGGCCTGCGCCTGATTCACGGCCCCGGCTGCCCGGTCTGCGTGACGGCGGTGGAGTTGATTGACCAGGCCGTGGAATTGAGCCTGCGGCCCGGCGTAGTTTTGTGCAGCTACGGGGATATGATGCGGGTGCCGGGTTCCCGCGGAGATCTGTTTTCCGCCAAGGCCAGGGGGGGAGACGTGCTTTTGATGTATTCTCCGCTGGAAGCGGTCGCTTATGCCGGAACCCATCCTGATACGGAAGTGGTGTTTTTCGCCGTAGGGTTTGAGACGACGGCCCCGGCTACGGCGCTTGCCCTGCAGCAGGCCCGCGCGCTGGGGTATGCCAATTTTTCCGTTCTCTGCGCCCATGTGCTGGTTCCCCCGGCTCTGGAATGGCTGATGGAGCAGGATGAGGGAAGGCCGGACGCCTTCCTGGCCCCCGGCCATGTCTGCGCCGTCACGGGGGAAATGGATTACGGGCGTCTGGCCACCCGTTACCGGACGCCCATGGTGGTGACGGGGTTTGAGGCTCCGGACCTGCTCCGCGGCATTCTGATGTGCGTCCGTCAGCTGGAAGCCGGGGAATATGCAGTGCGGAATGCGTACGGGCGTTATGTGAAACCCGGTGGAAACAGGGCGGCGCAGGAAAGAATGAATGAAGTTTTTGAGCCGGAAGACCGTCATTGGCGCGGGCTGGGGTTGATTCCCCGCGGCGGCATGAGGCTGCGCCGGGAGTGGCGTGCTATGGATGCCGTTCTTCGTTTTGAATGCGGAACGGGGAGGCCGGGAGCGGATGAAGCTTCCGGATGCCTGGCCGGGCAGGTGCTGAGGGGGCTGATTCGCCCTGGGGAATGCCCTTTTTTTGGCTCGTCCTGCACGCCGCTGACCCCGCTGGGCGCTCCCATGGTGTCCGGGGAAGGAGCATGCGCCGCTTATTATCATTATAAAAGAAGTTGA
- the hypE gene encoding hydrogenase expression/formation protein HypE, protein MFECPVPEPVSDRIQMAHGGGGRLMNELIRSVFLSAFGSPSGGVQNDAAVLEVPPGRLAMTTDSFVVQPLEFPGGSIGSLAVHGTVNDLAMSGAEPLYLTAGFILEEGLPMEVLTRVAQDMAAAACAAGVRIVTGDTKVVERGKGDGIYINTAGVGIVRHGLEISPSSVRPGDSVLLSGDLGRHGMTIMSLRAGLSFGDGLESDSAPLHESVAAVIRSGIPVHCLRDVTRGGLTATLSEIAESAGLTVKLNEMSIPVREDVRAACGLLGLDPLQVACEGRYLAILPREYEEEALNLMRGCGVSAGACVIGHVAELGTAPLLMTGRLGVERVLTMPSGMQLPRIC, encoded by the coding sequence ATGTTTGAGTGTCCTGTTCCTGAACCTGTCTCCGACCGTATCCAGATGGCTCACGGCGGCGGAGGCCGTTTGATGAATGAGCTGATTCGTTCCGTGTTTCTGAGCGCCTTCGGTTCCCCTTCCGGCGGCGTGCAGAATGACGCTGCCGTATTGGAGGTTCCTCCGGGGAGGCTGGCGATGACGACGGACAGCTTTGTGGTGCAGCCTTTGGAGTTTCCCGGGGGCTCCATCGGTTCACTGGCGGTGCACGGAACGGTGAATGATCTCGCCATGAGCGGCGCGGAGCCGTTGTATTTGACGGCGGGCTTTATTCTGGAAGAAGGGCTTCCGATGGAGGTGCTGACCCGCGTGGCGCAGGATATGGCTGCCGCGGCTTGTGCGGCGGGCGTCCGTATTGTGACGGGGGACACGAAGGTGGTGGAGCGCGGAAAAGGGGACGGCATTTATATTAATACTGCCGGGGTGGGCATCGTGCGCCATGGGTTGGAGATCAGCCCTTCTTCCGTTCGTCCGGGGGATTCCGTGCTGCTCAGCGGGGATTTGGGGAGGCACGGCATGACGATTATGAGCCTGCGCGCCGGGCTGTCTTTCGGAGATGGCCTGGAAAGTGATTCCGCTCCGTTGCACGAGTCTGTGGCTGCCGTCATTCGTTCCGGCATTCCCGTGCATTGCCTGCGTGACGTGACCCGCGGCGGGTTGACCGCCACTCTTTCGGAAATTGCGGAATCTGCCGGCCTGACGGTGAAGTTGAATGAAATGTCCATTCCCGTGCGCGAGGATGTCAGGGCGGCGTGCGGCCTGCTGGGGCTGGACCCGCTTCAAGTGGCCTGTGAGGGGCGTTATCTGGCTATTCTTCCCCGAGAGTATGAGGAAGAGGCCCTGAACCTGATGCGCGGCTGCGGCGTATCCGCCGGAGCCTGCGTCATAGGCCATGTGGCGGAATTGGGGACGGCGCCCCTGCTGATGACGGGGCGTCTTGGTGTGGAGCGGGTGCTGACGATGCCTTCAGGAATGCAGCTTCCCCGCATCTGCTGA
- the dnaK gene encoding molecular chaperone DnaK: MAKILGIDLGTTNSCMAVMEGGQGTVLENSEGARTTPSIVAFTKSGERLVGQAAKRQAVTNPKNTVFSSKRLIGRKYSELTEEDKKVPYEIVEAPNGDAYIRVDVGGEKKTFSPQEIASMVLAKLKADAESKLGETITEAVITVPAYFNDAQRNATKAAGEIAGLKVRRIINEPTAAALAYGLDKKSNENIAVYDLGGGTFDISVLEIGDGVFEVKASDGDTHLGGDDWDNAIINWIIGEFKKDSGMDLSNQPDAIQRIKEEAEKAKIALSSTQSYDISLPFITADASGPKHIQLTLSRPKLEQLTEDLLDRTRKPVLDCIAASGLKTGDIDELVLVGGMTRMPAVQEMAHTLAGKEPHKGVNPDEVVALGAAIQGGVLQGDVNDVLLLDVTPLTLSIETMGGIATPMIERNTTIPVRKSQVFSTAADNQPAVDIRVCQGERKMFEDNKLLGNFKLDGISPAPRGIPQIEVTFDIDANGILHVSAKDKGTGKEQKISIQGSSGLSKDEIERAKRDAEAHAEEDKKRAEEIDTINQADSLCFSVERQLKDMGDKLPPELKREIEDKVTRLKEAVSKKDITAIKAGKEDLESRLEALYKAAEAAQQSAGAAGPMPGAAPEEESSDGPRKAKGRVVDAEIVDDDK, from the coding sequence ATGGCTAAAATATTAGGAATTGACCTTGGCACGACCAACTCGTGCATGGCTGTGATGGAAGGCGGTCAGGGAACCGTACTTGAAAACAGCGAAGGTGCGCGCACCACTCCCTCCATTGTCGCTTTCACCAAAAGCGGTGAACGCCTCGTGGGGCAGGCCGCCAAACGTCAGGCGGTAACCAACCCGAAAAACACCGTGTTTTCCTCCAAGCGCCTCATCGGCCGCAAATACAGCGAACTGACGGAAGAAGATAAAAAGGTGCCTTACGAAATTGTGGAAGCTCCCAACGGGGATGCTTATATCCGCGTGGACGTGGGCGGCGAAAAGAAGACCTTTTCTCCCCAGGAAATCGCTTCCATGGTGCTGGCCAAGCTGAAAGCCGATGCGGAATCCAAACTTGGCGAAACCATCACGGAGGCCGTGATTACCGTCCCCGCCTATTTCAATGACGCCCAGCGCAACGCGACCAAGGCCGCCGGTGAAATCGCCGGCCTTAAAGTGCGCCGCATCATCAATGAACCGACGGCGGCGGCCCTGGCCTACGGCCTGGACAAAAAGTCCAATGAAAACATTGCCGTATATGACCTCGGCGGCGGCACCTTTGATATTTCCGTGCTGGAAATCGGCGACGGAGTGTTTGAGGTGAAGGCTTCCGACGGCGACACCCACCTGGGCGGCGACGACTGGGACAACGCAATCATCAACTGGATTATAGGCGAGTTCAAGAAAGACTCCGGCATGGATCTTTCCAACCAGCCTGACGCCATCCAGCGCATCAAGGAAGAAGCGGAAAAGGCCAAGATCGCCCTTTCCTCCACCCAGAGCTATGACATCAGCCTGCCGTTCATTACGGCGGACGCTTCCGGCCCCAAGCATATCCAGCTGACGCTGAGCCGTCCCAAGCTGGAACAGCTCACGGAAGACCTGCTGGACCGCACCCGCAAGCCTGTGCTGGACTGCATTGCCGCGTCCGGGCTGAAAACCGGAGACATTGACGAGCTGGTGCTGGTGGGCGGCATGACCCGCATGCCCGCCGTTCAGGAAATGGCCCATACGCTGGCTGGCAAGGAACCGCACAAGGGCGTGAACCCGGATGAAGTGGTGGCCCTGGGCGCCGCCATTCAGGGCGGCGTGCTTCAGGGGGACGTGAATGACGTGCTTCTGCTGGACGTGACTCCGCTGACCTTGTCCATTGAAACGATGGGCGGCATCGCCACTCCGATGATCGAACGCAACACGACCATCCCGGTGCGCAAGAGCCAGGTGTTCTCCACCGCCGCCGACAACCAGCCCGCCGTGGACATCCGCGTTTGCCAGGGCGAACGCAAGATGTTTGAGGATAACAAGCTCCTCGGCAACTTCAAGCTGGACGGCATCTCCCCCGCTCCGCGCGGCATACCGCAGATCGAAGTGACCTTTGACATTGACGCCAACGGCATTCTGCACGTATCCGCCAAGGACAAGGGCACCGGCAAGGAGCAGAAAATTTCCATCCAGGGCTCCAGCGGCCTTTCCAAGGATGAAATTGAGCGCGCCAAGCGCGACGCTGAAGCCCACGCGGAAGAAGACAAGAAACGCGCTGAGGAAATTGACACCATTAACCAGGCTGACTCCCTCTGCTTCTCCGTGGAGCGCCAGCTTAAGGATATGGGGGACAAGCTGCCCCCGGAACTCAAGCGCGAAATTGAAGACAAGGTAACGCGTCTCAAGGAAGCTGTCTCCAAGAAAGACATCACGGCGATCAAGGCTGGCAAGGAAGACCTGGAATCCCGCCTGGAAGCCCTGTACAAAGCGGCGGAAGCCGCCCAGCAGTCCGCCGGGGCCGCCGGCCCCATGCCGGGCGCCGCTCCCGAAGAGGAATCTTCCGACGGTCCCCGCAAGGCGAAGGGCCGCGTGGTGGACGCCGAAATCGTGGACGACGACAAATAA
- the groES gene encoding co-chaperone GroES: MANIKPLGQRVLVKRIEAETKTAGGLFLPDTAKEKPQEAEVISVGTGGRDEKGALIEFTVKPGDRVLISKYGGTEIKLDGEDYLILSENDILAIIG; this comes from the coding sequence ATGGCAAACATCAAACCCCTAGGACAACGTGTGCTGGTCAAGCGCATTGAAGCTGAAACCAAGACGGCCGGCGGCCTGTTCCTGCCGGACACCGCCAAGGAAAAACCCCAGGAAGCCGAAGTGATTTCCGTAGGCACCGGCGGCCGCGATGAAAAAGGCGCCCTGATTGAATTCACCGTGAAGCCCGGAGACCGCGTGCTTATTTCCAAGTACGGCGGCACGGAAATCAAACTGGACGGAGAAGACTACCTTATCCTGTCTGAAAATGATATTCTGGCCATCATCGGCTAA